TTTAAATGCAAATGTAAAACCGTTTTTCCCAAGAAAAACTGCGCCACCACAAATTTCTGACTTATATAAAACATTTTCATCCCACTGATTTTTATTTTCAATAAATTCAAGATTGCCTTCATGCTGGGGCTGTGCAAATAAAGAATTATTAATACCACATAAAAATATTATGAAGTAAAAAAACAGAAACAGGATATTGAATTTTATTTTCAAGATTAACTTAATAATTCCTTATACAAATATATGATTTTTGTCAAAAGAACTGTTTGATATTCGTATTATTTTATCAATGTGATATTCCCTTTTTTAACGAATTCCATATCATTGATACAAGTAGCTTTCAGGTAATAATCGAAAACTTCAGGATCGCATTTCCGCCCTCTGAAAGTGCCGTCCCATCCTGTATTCATATCGGAAGTTTCAAAAACTCTTTCACCCCAATGGTCATAAATTGCAAAATAAATACTCTTCAACACATTGCTTCTCACATACACAACATCGTTATTATTATCGTCATTTGGCGTAAAGGCATTCGGAACAAAAATCTGTGAATCATCGCACAGGACTTCATTAACATAAATTATAATTGTGTCTTTATATTCACAACCAAACTGATCAATAATAGTTACAATATACATTGTTGTTGACGGCGGTGTTGCAATAGTATTTGGAGACGATGGGTTGGCAACACTTCCGGCTGGCGACCATGAATAGGTTGCATTCGGAATTACGGTTGTATGAATCCCGGTGCTTTGAGTATAATAAATCACAGAATGGTCAGCATATGTATAAATATCCGGCGGATGTATTATTGAATCAGGAATAGAAACAGAATCAATAGCCCTGCAATCGTGAACATCAGTAACAGTAATGTAATAGGTACCTGAACATAAATACATAATAAAATCATCATCTTTTCCATTATCCCAATGATAAGTATATTGAGGCGTACCACCTGTGGCAGCAGCCAATGCAACGGCATTACATGAATCAGAACATACTGAAGTTAATGCAGAAAGATTCGCTTCCAGTTTTGAAGGCTCAGTAAATAATACTGTGCCTATAGCCGGGCAATGATAAGCATCATAGACAGTAACAGAATAACTACCGGCACAAAGATCATTTACTGTTTGCGAAGTTTCCGAATTACTCCACAAATATGTATATGGAGATATTCCTCCCGATGGGATTACTGTAGCGTGCCCGTTACATGAATCCTTACAACTTGGCATGGAAACAAATGATATGATTGCATCCATTTCAACAATATTCACACGAACACTGTCAATCCTGCTGCAATTATATTGGTCAAATGCCTGAACATAATATGTTGTAGAAACAAGTGGGCTAACAATAACAGAATTATTCGTTAATGGATTATTTAACGTATCAGAAAAATTATTTGTCGTTGACCAGACGTATATATTAACTCCGCCTGTAGCTGTGGCATTTGCCGATAGCATCACATTACCTTTACAAATTGCTGTATCAGGTTCTGCATTTATAATAAGATCAGTTATAACAATATGTTTAGTAATGGTATCAGAAGCATTACAACTTCCGGTATCGGAAACAATAAGTGTTACATTATATGTTCCAGGAATACTATACAAATGAGTAGGATTTATTTGAGTTGAATTACTTCCATCACCAAACGTCCATAAATAATTTACACCGGGTGCTCCCGATGTATGAGAAGTATTTTGAAAATTAATATTTAACGGGCCGCAATCCTCAGGCTTAATAAAATCAGCTATTACAAGCGGCATATTAAAATCGAATTTAAAAAGTGCATTATTACAATTAGGGCTGTTATCAGTATTTGACCAAGCACCGGGTGTTGTAGGAAAATCATCCCAACTACCATTACATCCTGCACAAACCGATTGATATATTCTACCTCTTCTATCGAAACGACTGGTGCCCCCATCTACATGATCGACTGCATTAGGACTTCCAAAATAAGTTGCATATATCAATGCTGAAGCATCATCACTCATAACTAGCAAATAATAGTCACTTCCATTAGTTGAATCCTGATAAGCATCTGACGTTATTGGAAGACCTAATGTACTTCCCCATCCTGAAATATAAATCTTATTACACAAATCAACAAGAAAAGCAGTAGGAGAAATATCCGGTTTATAATCACCCTTACCAAAATTAGTTGACCAGATTAATGTATCGAGATTAAAATTTATTTTGCTGATGAACTGTCCACCACTATCAGTTGCCCAATTTGCATTATAAATTAAGGTATTAAGCGAATCGGCTGTTTGCCCGTAAACATATATATATCCTTCTTTATCACGCTGGATAAGATAGGCCTGATCATAGTTCATTGAGCCATAATATGTGGATTTCAAAATACTACTGGCATCATTATTAATTTTTGTAATAAATCCATCTGATATACCACCCAAATATGATGTATGTAAAGCACCTGCTGTTACAGGAAAATTTGGGGATGATGTACCACCGGCAATGTATGCGTTTTGATCATTATCAAGTGCAATGCCATAAGCTGCATCATTACCGCTTCCACCAAGGTATGAACTCCAAAGTAAATTTGATAATGATGAATTCATTTTAAACATGCAGGCATCCTGCCCACCTCCACCGGGATTGTTTTGAAATGCGTTAGCTGTTACAGGAAAATCAATGGAATTGGTTGTTGAAACAACATATACATTATTATTTTCATCTGTCATAACTTCACCACGGGCGCCATCTGCATAATTATATGAAAGTATTGAGGGGTCGTTTAATCCGTCATTTTTTGTGCCACCTATATATGTTGATGCTAATAAAGCTGTTCCATCAGCCTTTATTTTCGAGACAAAAATATCAATGCCTTTTGAAAATTTTATTACACGATCATACATTATAGAGTCTCCACCCATAAAAGTTTTATCATAAGCATTATTAGTAACAGGAAAATCTGATGAACCTGTTGTTCCATAAAGAACTAATTCATCGTTTGTATTTACAATCATACTATGAGGCATATCATTTCTTGAACCACCCAGGTATGTCGCCCATAAACGATGGGTTCCAGAAGAATCGTATTTTATAATTGCTGCATCGCACCCAAGAAGGCAATAATTATTAGACATATTGGGATTATACTCCCCGCCACCAAATATTTCCTGGAAAGCGCCAACAGAAACAGGATAACCAGTACCAAATGCAATTCCACCTGAGTATGCATTTCCATATGAATCGAAAGTTGCTGTAAACCCCCAGTTATCAATAGTAGAACCTGAATAAGTTGAAAAAATTAATGTCGGGTCAATTATTAAATCCTTTGATTTATCATATCCTTTGGGAAAAATAAAAGTTAAAACATTTCCCGATAATTTATATTTACATTCAATCTTTGTTGTATTATTTCCATTCATCTGGTATGCATCCGGACTAAGTTCAGTCACTTCATTTACAGATGTCTTTATATAAAGATTTCCTTCACGTAATAAAATATTATCCAACCCTTCGTACTGAAGTTTTATTTCATCAACAGCAGCACCCGGATGAAGAATAAAATCATATTTCATATGGGAATCGCTTTCATAAACTTTTAAATCCGTTTTTTCATAAAGACTTTTATACAAAACCATTCCATACGATTTTACTTTTGATGCCCATTTCGTTTTATCTTTTCCAAGATAATAATTGTAATAGCCATCTTTTGGTTCATCAGCACTAACAAGCGCATCCAGTCTTGCATTCAGGAAATTTATTTTATAAGCATGGCATTTTATCCT
The Bacteroidales bacterium genome window above contains:
- a CDS encoding PKD domain-containing protein — its product is MSTAVYAQDGHYHGGNQEFIENKNQWGKNILYKSDISGGAVYLEKNGFTFVFKDVAAIQNLLKFKNNLTGKIDKIPSADFRIKCHAYKINFLNARLDALVSADEPKDGYYNYYLGKDKTKWASKVKSYGMVLYKSLYEKTDLKVYESDSHMKYDFILHPGAAVDEIKLQYEGLDNILLREGNLYIKTSVNEVTELSPDAYQMNGNNTTKIECKYKLSGNVLTFIFPKGYDKSKDLIIDPTLIFSTYSGSTIDNWGFTATFDSYGNAYSGGIAFGTGYPVSVGAFQEIFGGGEYNPNMSNNYCLLGCDAAIIKYDSSGTHRLWATYLGGSRNDMPHSMIVNTNDELVLYGTTGSSDFPVTNNAYDKTFMGGDSIMYDRVIKFSKGIDIFVSKIKADGTALLASTYIGGTKNDGLNDPSILSYNYADGARGEVMTDENNNVYVVSTTNSIDFPVTANAFQNNPGGGGQDACMFKMNSSLSNLLWSSYLGGSGNDAAYGIALDNDQNAYIAGGTSSPNFPVTAGALHTSYLGGISDGFITKINNDASSILKSTYYGSMNYDQAYLIQRDKEGYIYVYGQTADSLNTLIYNANWATDSGGQFISKINFNLDTLIWSTNFGKGDYKPDISPTAFLVDLCNKIYISGWGSTLGLPITSDAYQDSTNGSDYYLLVMSDDASALIYATYFGSPNAVDHVDGGTSRFDRRGRIYQSVCAGCNGSWDDFPTTPGAWSNTDNSPNCNNALFKFDFNMPLVIADFIKPEDCGPLNINFQNTSHTSGAPGVNYLWTFGDGSNSTQINPTHLYSIPGTYNVTLIVSDTGSCNASDTITKHIVITDLIINAEPDTAICKGNVMLSANATATGGVNIYVWSTTNNFSDTLNNPLTNNSVIVSPLVSTTYYVQAFDQYNCSRIDSVRVNIVEMDAIISFVSMPSCKDSCNGHATVIPSGGISPYTYLWSNSETSQTVNDLCAGSYSVTVYDAYHCPAIGTVLFTEPSKLEANLSALTSVCSDSCNAVALAAATGGTPQYTYHWDNGKDDDFIMYLCSGTYYITVTDVHDCRAIDSVSIPDSIIHPPDIYTYADHSVIYYTQSTGIHTTVIPNATYSWSPAGSVANPSSPNTIATPPSTTMYIVTIIDQFGCEYKDTIIIYVNEVLCDDSQIFVPNAFTPNDDNNNDVVYVRSNVLKSIYFAIYDHWGERVFETSDMNTGWDGTFRGRKCDPEVFDYYLKATCINDMEFVKKGNITLIK